A single region of the Halorhabdus rudnickae genome encodes:
- a CDS encoding iron transporter, with product MNRRDVLRVAGSGSLVGVAGCTGLFETRSARAPPLPENRPDAVYYPTHYEGMKMPGMKEQGGYGCALTYSYAHRFWLMKPNGITEVEIQPEDSIHLMPVVWDAQTGIIPPDINPQLTISQEGESVDQFAPWPMLSQPMGFHFGDNAQLQGTGTYTVEVRIGGPSTRRTGSLTENLGNASFTFEFEFSESTLEEISYTDIPDDREGTKGAVDLMDMEMLPSSQVPTPDALPGDVRSSGTSGDAKFVVTILEDASRFGGDEEQKYLAVSPRTPYNRTMLPMMSLSGTLHRDGTSVFDGILQETIDPELRYHYGATVADVRTGDALTITVESPPQTAHHEGYETAFVDMPDVQMTL from the coding sequence ATGAATCGTCGTGACGTACTCCGAGTGGCCGGGAGCGGTTCACTCGTAGGGGTCGCAGGGTGTACAGGCCTGTTCGAGACGCGATCAGCACGGGCACCTCCGCTCCCCGAGAACCGCCCGGACGCAGTCTACTATCCGACCCACTATGAGGGCATGAAAATGCCTGGAATGAAGGAACAGGGCGGATATGGGTGTGCTCTCACGTACTCGTATGCACATCGATTCTGGCTGATGAAACCGAATGGAATCACGGAGGTCGAGATTCAACCCGAGGATTCGATCCATCTTATGCCAGTCGTCTGGGATGCCCAGACGGGGATCATCCCGCCCGACATCAATCCACAGCTCACAATCTCGCAGGAGGGGGAGTCAGTTGACCAGTTCGCGCCGTGGCCGATGCTTTCCCAGCCGATGGGTTTTCACTTCGGCGATAACGCACAACTCCAGGGAACCGGGACATATACTGTCGAGGTCCGCATCGGTGGCCCGTCAACGCGACGGACCGGATCGCTGACGGAGAACCTGGGGAACGCATCGTTCACGTTCGAGTTCGAGTTCAGCGAATCGACGCTCGAAGAGATTTCGTATACGGACATCCCCGATGACAGAGAAGGCACGAAGGGTGCTGTCGACCTGATGGACATGGAGATGTTACCCAGCTCGCAAGTCCCGACACCGGACGCGCTCCCTGGGGACGTTCGTAGCTCGGGGACGAGTGGGGACGCGAAGTTCGTGGTTACGATCCTCGAAGACGCGTCGCGTTTCGGTGGGGACGAGGAGCAGAAGTACCTCGCTGTTTCTCCGCGCACGCCTTATAATCGAACGATGCTGCCGATGATGTCCCTTTCGGGAACACTGCACCGTGACGGTACGTCAGTGTTCGACGGAATTCTACAGGAGACCATCGATCCAGAGCTCCGCTATCACTACGGAGCGACGGTCGCGGATGTACGGACGGGAGACGCGTTGACGATCACTGTCGAATCACCCCCACAGACGGCCCATCATGAAGGATACGAGACAGCATTCGTTGATATGCCGGACGTACAGATGACATTGTAG